DNA from Sphingomonas sp. R1:
TGCCCGAATGGGTGGTGGAAGAATATCGGGCGCGCTTCCCGACGGATACGCCGCAGGACATCTTCTACCGTGCCACCACCGCCGGCCGAAGCTGGCGCGGTCAGGTCATCGAGGCGGATGCGCGTGCCGCGGCGGGCGCCAAGGCGACTTGGGTCTATCAGGTCGATTTCGCATCGCCCACGCAACCGGAACGCGGCGCGCCACATACCATGGACATCGCGCTCGCCTTCGGCACGCTGTCGGCGCCGGGGGCCTATACGGGCACCGGGCGGGCGGCGCAGCGACTGAGCCGGCAGGTCATGGGCGCCTTCGCTGCGCTTGCCCGTACCGGCAGGCCCGCCGCACCCGGTCTGCCGGCGTGGGAACCCTATGCGCTGCGGACCCGCGCAACCATGCTGTTCGACACCGCCTGCCGCATGGCCGACGATCCGCGCCGCTGGGAACGCGAGCTGTTCGCGCGCGTGCCCTATATCCAGCCGGGCAGCTGAAAGTTGATGCGGCGCAGCATCTTATCTGCTCCGTGTCTGGCTATCGCAATCGTTCGCCGCGCCGTATAGCATCGCGCCATGGAGAAGACGGGAAAGCCCACCATCAACGATGTCGCGCGCATTGCCGGCGTCTCCAAGAAGACCGTAAGCCGCGTCATCAACCGCTCGCCTCTGCTGAACGACGATACGCGCGCCAAGGTGGAGGCGGTGATCGCCGATCTGGGGTACGTCCCCAACGTTCAGGCGCGCGCGCTCGCCCTCCGGCGCAACTTCCTGCTCGGGCTGATCCACGACAATCCCAACGCGCAGATGGTGATGAACGTCCAGGCAGGCATCCTGGAGGCGATCCGCGACACCGAGTTCGAGCTGATCGTGCGCCCGATCGACCGCGGTTCCTCGACGATGCTGTCGGACGTGCGCGCCTTTCTCGAACGGCAGCGGCTGTACGGCGTGCTGATCCTGCCGCCCGTGTCGGAGAACGACATGCTGGCCGAGCTCTGTCGCGATCTTGGCACGCGCTACGTCCGCATGGGCTCGACCGCGCTCGATGCGCCTGAGCACATGGTCGCCTCCAACGACAGCGACGTGGTGGTGGAGGCGATCAACCATCTCATCGCGCTCGGCCATCACCGCATCGGGTTGATTGCGGGGCCGCATGGCTTCCGCTCGGCGCGGGAGCGGCGCAAGGGTTTCGAACAGGCGCTCGCCGAGGCGGGCATCAAGTTGCCGCGCAGCCTGATCGCCGATGGCACCTATACCTTCGAAAGCGGCCTCGCTGCCGCCGACCGGCTGCTGGATCTCTCGCCGCGGCCGACCGCGATCTTCGCCTGCAACGACGAGATGGCGGCGGCAACGCTCCACGCCGCCCGACGCAGGGGAATGAGCGTGCCCGAGGACCTGTCGATCATCGGTTTCGACGACACCGCGATCGCCTCGCACATCTGGCCGCCGATGACGACGGTACACTGGCCGATCATCTCGATGGGCCGTTCCGCCGCACTCAAGCTGCTCGCAGACTTTTTCGGCGACGATCAGGGGGTTGAGGAGCCGTCTCTGTTCCCATCGACCCTTATCCATCGCGCCTCCGTCGCCCCGCCGCGCCGCATCGACGACTGATCCCGGCTGTTGCCGTCGTGCCGCAGCCATTGGAAATTGTTGCTTCTCCGTTGATGACACCGGTTGACATGATGGCATCCGCTGCAACAAATACCGCCAACCAAGCGTGACGCAGCGCTTGCGCCAAGGCGACCGATAGAGTCGCCGCGGGCGCGGGAGAGGAAAGTCGCGGCCCTGACCTAGCACAAGTACGCCGGCACTTGCCGCGTCTGCGAAGTCGGCTGCGCCCGTTACTTCCCTTCGTTTCGCAGTGCAGCACGGCGTCATGCGGATGACGAACACGGGGAGGTCCGGATGAAAGATCTTGGGTATTCGAACGCGGCCATCGGCGGCACGCTGCGATTTGGCACGTCGATGGGGGCGCTGGGACTGGCGCTGGCGCTAGCCACGCCCGCGTTCGCGCAGGTCAAGGAGGGTAATCCCGTCGCCACCGTCGAAGCCCAGCGCGACGCGAGCGTGCAGGAGGAGCCGTCGCCGATCGATCCGCAGACCGGCGCCGAGATCATTGTCACCGGTTTCCGTGCCTCGCTGCAGAACGCGCTGAACCTCAAGCGGCGCTCGAACCAGATCGTCGATGCGATCACGGCGGAAGACATCGCCGACTTCCCGGATGCCAATCTTGCGGAATCCATCCAGCGCCTGCCGGGCGTCTCGATCGACCGCGACAATGGCGAAGGCCGATCGATCACCGTGCGCGGCCTGGGCGGCGACTTCCAGTCGGTGCGCCTCAACGGCGCGGATGCGCAGAATGTCGCGGGCGGCAATCAGTCCGACGCTGGCGCCAACCGCAGCCGCGGCTTCGATTTCAACACCTTCGCCTCGGAGCTGTTCGGCGGCGTCAAGATCACCAAGTCGACCGCCGCGGAGAATGACGAAGGCTCGCTCGGGGCGATCATCGACCTGACCACCGGGCGCCCGCTCGCCTATAAGGGCAATCGCTTCGCCCTGGGCGGCGAGGGCGAGTATCGCGAGAACGGCAAGACGTGGAACCCGCGCTTTACCGGCCTTGCCTCGGTCAAGCTGGCGGACAATTTCGGGGTGCTCGTCTCTGGCGCCTATCAGAAGCAGGAACAGCAGATCGATTCCTACCGCCGCGGCATCGGCGTGTTCGACTATGTCTATCGCAACTCGCAGATCAACGGCGTCACCCCGCCGACCTACGGCTTCGCCCGCCCCGGCGGCACCGGCGCGACGTTCGGTTCGGATCCAGCGGCCTATGCGCTGCTCACGCCCACCACGATCATTCCCGGCCTGCCATCGATCAACCGCCAGAAGCTGAACTACGAGCGACTGGGGCTTACCGCGACCGCGCAGTGGCAGCCGACCGAGCGCACCGAGATCATCCTCGACGGCGTCTATTCGAAATATGATCAGGACAGCGAACTGGCCGGCATCACGCCGATCGGCCTGAATCGCAACGGTACCAACACCCGGGTGACCCAGAACACCCTTCGTGCCGTCGGCACCACCAATGGCAATGCCGATCGCGTCGCGCTCTATCCGGTCTGCACGCAAAGCGCGATCGTCGATTGTGGCCAGCAGCTCAACGGCAGCAGCGTGCTGCCCGGCTATTTCAACAGCTATAATCCCAACAATCTCAGCGCATTCGACTATTACAACAATCCGAATTCGCCCGGCTATGTCGCCACGTCGAACCAGACCGGCTATTACACGCAGCTGATCGGTCGTCCGAACACCGTCGTGCGTGCCGCCAACGTCAATGCCGCGGGCCAGGCCGATTATCTCCAGCTCGATCGGGTGGACTGGCGCAGTTCGATCGATACGCAGAGCGGCTCTACCGAATTCAAGCAGGCCACGCTCAATCTGCGGCAGGATTTCGGCGAGCGTCTGACCATGGACGGCACGATCGGCTGGTCCAAGTCGGTGTTCGATGCGACGGGCTACCTGGCCGAGGTGAATGCGATCGACCAGAACGGCTATGTCTTCGACGAGCGCGGCGGCGGCAAGATGCCGATCTTCAACCCCGGCTTCAACGTCGCCGATCCGAACAGCTGGACGCTGGTGAAGGGCCTCTCCACCATCCGCGTGTTCAAGAACCAGGTGACCAACGAATACCGCGTGGGCCGGCTCAACTTCGCGTTCGAAGCGGTGCCGGAGCTGACGATCCGCTTCGGCGGTACCTACAAGAAGTTCAGCTATTTCGCCGATCAGCAGCGTCGCGCCCAGTCGATCGAGGCGCTCAACCCGACGCTGGCCGAGGCGAAGCTGAACGTTACCTCGCTCGGCTCGGTCTATGGTTTCGGCCAGGGGCTTAATCTGCCGGCCGGTACGCCGACGAGCTTTTTCGCGCCCGATCTGGGCAAGTTCGTCAACGCGTTCGGCATTGACTGCAATTGCGTCAACAAATGGGGCGATTTCCGCGTGGTGGCAGATGGCCGCCAGGGCGGCGGCGTCGAGGAGCGCGACGCCTCGGGCTTCTTCCAGGTCGACTATGACCTGACGCTGCTCGGCGGCCCGCTGCGCGGCAATGTCGGGCTGCGCGTCGCCAACACCAAGGTGAAGGGCCGCGGCAATGTTGGCGGCGCCGACGGCATCGCCGGGATCCCGGTCGTGGCCAACAACGAATATTGGGACTGGCTGCCCTCGACCAACATCAACTGGGAAGCCAAGCCGGGCCTGCTGATCCGCTTCGCCGCCGCCAAGGTGATGTCGCGTCCGCAGCTCTCCAGCCTGACGCCGGGCACCACCGCCTTCTCCAGCACGCTGGCGGTCAACGGATCGGCGCCGTCGCTCACCGTCGGCAATCCCTATCTCAGCCCGTTCCGGGCGACGAATCTCGACCTCAGCATCGAGAAGTATTTCCGGAACAATGGCCTGATCGCCGTGGCGCTGTTCAAGAAGAATCTCGACAGCTTCCCGCAGCAGCTTGCGGGTGAGGCGCCGCTGTCCAGCGTGTTCGAGCCGGCGATCTACAACCAGATCCTCGCTTCGATGACCGATGCGACGCTGCGCGCCTACACCCAGGCCGGCGGCACCTGGGCGGTGCGTCAGTTCAAGGACGCGCCCGGCGGTACGATCAAGGGGATCGAGGTCAATCTGCAGACCGATTTCTGGTTCCTGCCGGCACCGTTCAACAAGATGGGCGTGACGGCCAACTACACCCATATCGACTCGAGCTTGAGCTATCTGACCGGCACCGTGCTGGCGACCACCCAGGCCGGTGGTGCGGGCACGGCGCAGAACAGCTATGCGACCGCGCCCTTCCTCAACACCTCGCCGGATGCGTTCAACGCGACGCTCTATTACGAGAACGAGCTCTGGTCGCTGCGCTTCTCGGGCGCGTACCGCACGCGCTACGTCAATCGCTTCCCGCTGGCGACGGGCACCTGCTCGGTCGGCACCAACACCAATGCGGGTGCCGCGTGCAACTCGCCGGTGTTCGCGGACTTTGGCTATAACGAGAACCAATTCAATCTCGACGCCGCCTTCGCGATCAATATCACCAAGTTCGCCCGCTTCAGCCTGGAAGCGCGCAACCTCACCAATCAGCCGCAATATCGCACCATGTATGCGGCCAACCCGGTCTCGCAGATCTACGGCAGCACCGGACGGATCATCACCGCCGGCGTGCGGCTGAGCTTCTGATGCGCAGCGCCGCGCTGACCACGCTGCTCCTGGCCTCGGCCGCTCCTGCCCATGCGCAGGAGCGGCCGGTGCCCGCCTTTCCCGGCGCGGAAGGGGCGGGTGCGCTGGCCAAAGGCGGGCGCGGCGGCAAGGTGCTGTTCGTCACCACCCTCAACGATCGCGGCCCCGGCAGCCTGCGCGAGGCGGTGGAGACACCCGGCGCGCGCACGATCCTGTTCCGCGTCTCGGGCACGATCCGGCTGGAAAAGCCGCTGCGCATCCGCGAGGGGCAGGTGACGATCGCCGGCCAGTCTGCCCCGGGCGACGGCATCACGCTGCGCGATCACCCGCTGGAGGTAGCCGCCGACGATGTAGTGGTCCGCTATATCCGCTCGCGGCTGGGGGACGAGAGCCGCACCGAATCCGACGCGATCTGGATCCTGGGCGGGCACCGCATCATCCTCGACCATGTCTCGGCGAGCTGGTCGGTGGACGAGACGCTTTCGGCCTCGGCCAATTACACCCGGGCAGGCGAGGGCTTCTGGGACCTGACCGTGCAATGGTCGATCATCGCGGACTCGCTTACCCATTCGCTGCACGCCAAGGGCGAGCATGGCTATGGCAGCCTGATCCGCGGCGGACGCGGCGCGCGGATCAGCTTCCACCACAATCTCTGGGCCAATCACGAGGCGCGGATGCCGCGGCCCGGCAATTACAGCGGTCCGGAGGTCGACCCCGAGGGCGCCTTCTTCGATTTCCGCTCCAACGTGTTCTACAATTGGGGGAAGGGCTGGTCCGGCTACAATGCCGACAAGGCCTCGCTCGCCCGCTACAACTTCGTCGACAACGCCTATGTGATGGGCCCGCAGTCGGAAAAGCCGATCGCCTTCCATGAGAGCAACACGCTGGCCAAGGCGTGGTTCGCCGGGAACAGCATGAACGGCACCATCCCCGCCGACCCGTGGAGCCTCGTCGACGGGATTTCGCCCGAGGGCTATCGGCTGGCGGCGCCGCTGCCGATGCCGGCGGTGACGCGCGATCCGGCACCGCAGGCCTATGCGCGGGTGCTGGCGAACGCGGGTGCCTCGAAGGCACGCGACGGCGTCGATGCCCGGATCGTTGCCGGGGTGCGCGACCGTAGCGGGCACCAGATCGACAGCCAGCGGGACGTTGGCGGCTGGCCCGAACTGAAGGCCGCCCCCGCGCCCAAGGACAGCGACAATGACGGGATGCCAGACGCCTGGGAACGCGCGCACGGGCTCAACCCGCATGATCACCGCGACGGCGCGACCGACCGCAACGGCGATGGCTGGACCAATCTGGAGGAATGGCTGGCGGACGCGGCCGCAGGGCGGGGCTAGAGGCTGGCCGCCACGCTGTCGCAGGTGGCGCTTTCATGGCCGGGTGCCGGACTGGTCTCGTCGACCGAGTCCGACGCCAGGGTGTAGCGCAGGATCGGGATCCAGACCGGGGACCAGTACATGCTCACCGTGTAACCGCTCGGGCCGAAAGCCGCGCCCCACGTCGTCGTCTCGCATAATCGCGTGGAAGACAGGCGGCGCGTCTCGATCGGCGGGTCGAGAACGTCTCCCAGCACGAAGATGAGCGCGAGCGCGCCGATGGTGCCGAGGAACAGCGAGGGCAGAAGGGGCAGCGCGGCGAGGACGCTCACCGGGATACGCAGCCAGCGCGTCGAAATCGCCAGGGCGCCGGCTGCCGCGATCCAATAGGCATAGAGCGCGGCAAGGCAGGAGAGGAAGTTCAGGAACGGCCACGACCATTGCAGCCCGGTCGCGAGGCACAGCCCGACCATTCCCAGATAGGCCGCTGCCCATGCGAGCCCTCGGCGCAGGTCTGTGCCCTCGCGCGCCTGCCACCGCAGGACGAGCAGGACCCCCGCGGCCGGTGCAGCGAGCACCGAGAACCAGGTGATATAAAAGGCAGCGATCAGCACGGCAGCGCCTCCTTCGCCTGCGGCCCGGCGGCTGCCTCGCGCCGGGTGACGCGGGACAGCACCGCTTCCAGCACCGGCGTCATCACCCCCAGCCGATGTGCCTTGATGACCAGATTCCACAGGGGCTCGAACTTCTTCCAGCCGGCCGCGTAGAAGAAATGCTTGGCGCGGTGCTTGGCCCCGTCATGCGTCCACGCCGCGCGGCCGATATTCTGCCAGCGATAGAATTCGCGATAGGCGCGGTCATAGCCTGCCTTGAGCGCCTCGGGCGTCAGCCGGGCCGGGCGGTAGACGACATGGCGCGTGTCGTACCGGTCCCAGTCCTCGCAGGTGATCCGACCCTCCGCCGTCAGCTTCTGGTGCAGCCGCGTGCCCGGATAGGGGGTCTGGATGTGGAAGGTCGCGGTGGTGATGCCGTGCCGCACGGCCCAGTCGACGGTGCGGTCGAACACGTCCTCGCCGTCCTCGTCCATGCCGAACACGAACGAGCCGTTGATCATGATGCCCAGGCCCGACAGCCGCCGCGCGACCTCGGCATAGTCGCGCGCCAGATTCTGCTTCTTGTTGCTCGCGGCGAGGTTGGCGGGGCTGAACGTCTCGAAGCCGACGAACAGGCTGCGCAGCCCGACTTCGGCGGCGCGCTCGATCAGGTCGCCGCGGAGCACGGCGTCCACCGTCGCCGCCCCCTGGAACAGGCGGCCCATGCCGCGCATCCCTTCGAACAGCGCCTCGGCGAAGCGGCGATCGCCGAGCAGGTGATCGTCTAAAAAATAGAGATGGCGCCCCGGCAGCCGGTCGATCTCGGCCAATGCCGCATCGACCCGCTGGGTGTAGAAGGAGCGGCCGCCGGCGAAGAAGGCGTCCTTGTAGCAGAAGTCGCAATGCTGTGGGCAGCCGCGCGTCACTACCAGCGAATTGGGAACGAGGTAGCGGTTGCGCTTGATCAGATCGCGCCGCACCGGCGGCAGATGCTCGAGACTGCGCCCACCGCCCGAGACATAGCGGGCGCGCGGCGTGCCGACGCGAAGATCGCGCAGGAATGCCGGGAAGGTCTGCTCGCCCGGGCCGAGGAAGATGGTATCCGCATGCGCCGCCGCCTCGTCGGGCAGCGCGGTGACGTGCAGCCCGCCCAGCGCGACATGGCAGCCGCGCGCCCGGTAGCGATCGGCAATCGCATAGGCGCGGTAGGCGTTGGTGATATAGACCTGCATCACCACCAGATCGGGTGCGTCGTCGTCACGCCAGGTCTCGACATGATCGTCGACCAGTTCCACCACGTCGTCCGGCGAGAGGAAGGCGGCGAGCGTCGCGAGGCCCAGCGGCGGGAACAGCGAGTATTTGATCGGCCGCCAGAAGGGGCTCTTCGCCTCTGCGAGCGCGGGCAGGATCATCTTGACCTTCATGACCGGACTCCGGTGAGGGCTGGGAGGAGACTGAGGCCAATCGCAAGCGCGGCGATGGCGGCGAGGAGCACCGCGCCTGCTGCAAGGTCCTTGGCGGCGCCGATGGCGGGATCCTGGGTGGGGCAAACTCGGTCGGCGAGGCGTTCGATGGCGGTGTTGAAAGCCTCGGCCATCCAGACGAGCGCGCAGGCGACGACCAGCCAGCGCCAACGCTCCGGCGGAAGCCCGGACGCGACACCGGCACTGCCCAGCAGGATCGTCGCGACAAGATGGATGCGGGCATGCACTTCCTCGCGCACCAGCCGCGCGATGCCATTCGCCGCGTGGTGCATGCTGCGCCAGCGTCATGCGGCGAAGCCGAGAAGCGGCGCCCGCATCAGACGACGGGCTCGATCGTGA
Protein-coding regions in this window:
- a CDS encoding LacI family DNA-binding transcriptional regulator is translated as MEKTGKPTINDVARIAGVSKKTVSRVINRSPLLNDDTRAKVEAVIADLGYVPNVQARALALRRNFLLGLIHDNPNAQMVMNVQAGILEAIRDTEFELIVRPIDRGSSTMLSDVRAFLERQRLYGVLILPPVSENDMLAELCRDLGTRYVRMGSTALDAPEHMVASNDSDVVVEAINHLIALGHHRIGLIAGPHGFRSARERRKGFEQALAEAGIKLPRSLIADGTYTFESGLAAADRLLDLSPRPTAIFACNDEMAAATLHAARRRGMSVPEDLSIIGFDDTAIASHIWPPMTTVHWPIISMGRSAALKLLADFFGDDQGVEEPSLFPSTLIHRASVAPPRRIDD
- a CDS encoding TonB-dependent receptor domain-containing protein, with the protein product MKDLGYSNAAIGGTLRFGTSMGALGLALALATPAFAQVKEGNPVATVEAQRDASVQEEPSPIDPQTGAEIIVTGFRASLQNALNLKRRSNQIVDAITAEDIADFPDANLAESIQRLPGVSIDRDNGEGRSITVRGLGGDFQSVRLNGADAQNVAGGNQSDAGANRSRGFDFNTFASELFGGVKITKSTAAENDEGSLGAIIDLTTGRPLAYKGNRFALGGEGEYRENGKTWNPRFTGLASVKLADNFGVLVSGAYQKQEQQIDSYRRGIGVFDYVYRNSQINGVTPPTYGFARPGGTGATFGSDPAAYALLTPTTIIPGLPSINRQKLNYERLGLTATAQWQPTERTEIILDGVYSKYDQDSELAGITPIGLNRNGTNTRVTQNTLRAVGTTNGNADRVALYPVCTQSAIVDCGQQLNGSSVLPGYFNSYNPNNLSAFDYYNNPNSPGYVATSNQTGYYTQLIGRPNTVVRAANVNAAGQADYLQLDRVDWRSSIDTQSGSTEFKQATLNLRQDFGERLTMDGTIGWSKSVFDATGYLAEVNAIDQNGYVFDERGGGKMPIFNPGFNVADPNSWTLVKGLSTIRVFKNQVTNEYRVGRLNFAFEAVPELTIRFGGTYKKFSYFADQQRRAQSIEALNPTLAEAKLNVTSLGSVYGFGQGLNLPAGTPTSFFAPDLGKFVNAFGIDCNCVNKWGDFRVVADGRQGGGVEERDASGFFQVDYDLTLLGGPLRGNVGLRVANTKVKGRGNVGGADGIAGIPVVANNEYWDWLPSTNINWEAKPGLLIRFAAAKVMSRPQLSSLTPGTTAFSSTLAVNGSAPSLTVGNPYLSPFRATNLDLSIEKYFRNNGLIAVALFKKNLDSFPQQLAGEAPLSSVFEPAIYNQILASMTDATLRAYTQAGGTWAVRQFKDAPGGTIKGIEVNLQTDFWFLPAPFNKMGVTANYTHIDSSLSYLTGTVLATTQAGGAGTAQNSYATAPFLNTSPDAFNATLYYENELWSLRFSGAYRTRYVNRFPLATGTCSVGTNTNAGAACNSPVFADFGYNENQFNLDAAFAINITKFARFSLEARNLTNQPQYRTMYAANPVSQIYGSTGRIITAGVRLSF
- a CDS encoding pectate lyase, with the translated sequence MRSAALTTLLLASAAPAHAQERPVPAFPGAEGAGALAKGGRGGKVLFVTTLNDRGPGSLREAVETPGARTILFRVSGTIRLEKPLRIREGQVTIAGQSAPGDGITLRDHPLEVAADDVVVRYIRSRLGDESRTESDAIWILGGHRIILDHVSASWSVDETLSASANYTRAGEGFWDLTVQWSIIADSLTHSLHAKGEHGYGSLIRGGRGARISFHHNLWANHEARMPRPGNYSGPEVDPEGAFFDFRSNVFYNWGKGWSGYNADKASLARYNFVDNAYVMGPQSEKPIAFHESNTLAKAWFAGNSMNGTIPADPWSLVDGISPEGYRLAAPLPMPAVTRDPAPQAYARVLANAGASKARDGVDARIVAGVRDRSGHQIDSQRDVGGWPELKAAPAPKDSDNDGMPDAWERAHGLNPHDHRDGATDRNGDGWTNLEEWLADAAAGRG
- a CDS encoding B12-binding domain-containing radical SAM protein encodes the protein MKVKMILPALAEAKSPFWRPIKYSLFPPLGLATLAAFLSPDDVVELVDDHVETWRDDDAPDLVVMQVYITNAYRAYAIADRYRARGCHVALGGLHVTALPDEAAAHADTIFLGPGEQTFPAFLRDLRVGTPRARYVSGGGRSLEHLPPVRRDLIKRNRYLVPNSLVVTRGCPQHCDFCYKDAFFAGGRSFYTQRVDAALAEIDRLPGRHLYFLDDHLLGDRRFAEALFEGMRGMGRLFQGAATVDAVLRGDLIERAAEVGLRSLFVGFETFSPANLAASNKKQNLARDYAEVARRLSGLGIMINGSFVFGMDEDGEDVFDRTVDWAVRHGITTATFHIQTPYPGTRLHQKLTAEGRITCEDWDRYDTRHVVYRPARLTPEALKAGYDRAYREFYRWQNIGRAAWTHDGAKHRAKHFFYAAGWKKFEPLWNLVIKAHRLGVMTPVLEAVLSRVTRREAAAGPQAKEALPC
- a CDS encoding diacylglycerol kinase family protein; the protein is MHHAANGIARLVREEVHARIHLVATILLGSAGVASGLPPERWRWLVVACALVWMAEAFNTAIERLADRVCPTQDPAIGAAKDLAAGAVLLAAIAALAIGLSLLPALTGVRS